A genomic window from Armatimonadota bacterium includes:
- a CDS encoding glycosyltransferase family protein yields the protein MRILYAVGSWGLGHAARSLPVLEALHRDGHELTVISHGRALLMLRRELGHRCEFLEWPHFPHTVGRSALGLYLRTALAIPAMLRVMVWERRATGELLRRRRFDRIVSDNRYGVQDRRVPSFHITNNVRFLAPGRLRPLEWVLEAFNYAWFRGLRRVIVPDTPEDALAGDLAHRLRIFPPELLAYVGLLSPVRARPMPRDVDVFITISGPEPQRSILERLVRAQLAGLPGRVVVTLGRPEGSGVERLGAAEVYDFLDRRPQEEMMNRARVVVARPGFSTLSAVAEVERQAVFIPTPGQTEQMYLATYHHARGTIYAASQTRLRLPEAVAEAARRSGLRARVKTAEGVRRVVELVSAG from the coding sequence ATGCGCATCCTGTATGCGGTCGGATCGTGGGGACTGGGCCACGCCGCACGCAGCCTGCCGGTGCTCGAGGCCCTGCACAGGGACGGCCATGAGCTGACTGTGATCAGCCACGGCCGGGCCCTGCTGATGCTCCGCCGCGAGCTGGGCCACCGCTGCGAGTTCCTGGAGTGGCCCCACTTCCCCCATACCGTAGGCCGCAGCGCCCTGGGGCTCTACCTGCGGACCGCGCTGGCCATCCCCGCGATGCTGCGGGTTATGGTCTGGGAACGTCGGGCCACAGGGGAGCTGCTCCGACGCCGACGCTTCGATCGGATCGTCTCCGACAACCGCTACGGGGTGCAGGACCGCAGGGTCCCGTCCTTCCACATCACCAACAACGTCCGCTTCCTGGCGCCGGGGCGGCTGAGGCCGCTGGAGTGGGTGCTGGAAGCCTTCAACTACGCCTGGTTCCGGGGGCTCCGTCGGGTGATCGTCCCGGACACGCCGGAAGACGCGCTGGCCGGCGACCTGGCCCACCGGCTGCGGATCTTCCCTCCCGAGCTGCTCGCCTATGTCGGCCTCCTCTCGCCGGTCCGCGCCCGCCCGATGCCGCGGGACGTCGATGTCTTCATCACAATCTCGGGACCTGAGCCCCAGCGGTCGATCCTCGAGCGTCTGGTCCGTGCGCAGCTGGCCGGCCTTCCGGGCAGGGTGGTCGTGACCCTGGGACGTCCCGAGGGATCAGGCGTCGAACGGCTGGGCGCCGCCGAAGTTTACGATTTCCTCGACCGAAGACCGCAGGAAGAGATGATGAACCGGGCCCGGGTGGTCGTGGCCCGGCCCGGCTTCTCCACCCTCAGCGCGGTGGCCGAGGTGGAGCGACAGGCGGTGTTCATCCCGACACCGGGGCAGACCGAGCAGATGTATCTCGCCACCTACCACCATGCGCGGGGAACCATCTACGCCGCTTCCCAGACCCGTCTACGCCTGCCGGAGGCCGTCGCCGAAGCCGCACGACGCAGCGGTCTCAGGGCACGGGTGAAGACGGCGGAGGGCGTCAGGCGCGTCGTTGAACTCGTCTCTGCCGGATGA
- a CDS encoding DMT family transporter yields the protein MGSVFALTSAVLFAAAALLVRRGLAGSNAGTATLVSVATNLVAMWALALAVGAIGRIPRAAVLTFLLAGTLAPALARLTYYESIRRIGVARASTISNTTPLFAALLAVPVLGESVSWSLAVGTLCVVVGLALTARPDPVAPAGRPWAGTLLALNTAVLASVSFTLRKLGLRMFPDPAVASALTVTGSLLTLVPYLWLRSRTEPLRADGRSLSYLVAGGIFTTGGFLAYFFALSRSEVVRVTPLANTSPLFALALLALFREGETIRAATVAGAVLTVAGVLLVVVG from the coding sequence ATGGGCAGCGTTTTCGCCCTCACTTCGGCCGTTCTCTTCGCCGCCGCCGCGCTGTTGGTGCGCCGAGGACTGGCGGGGTCCAACGCCGGCACGGCGACCCTCGTTTCGGTCGCCACCAACCTGGTGGCGATGTGGGCCCTGGCCCTCGCCGTGGGAGCGATCGGTCGGATCCCTCGGGCGGCGGTCCTGACCTTTCTCCTCGCCGGCACGCTCGCCCCGGCGCTGGCCCGCCTCACCTACTATGAGAGCATCAGGCGGATCGGCGTGGCGCGGGCCTCGACCATCAGCAACACCACGCCGCTGTTTGCGGCGCTCCTGGCCGTGCCCGTCCTGGGCGAGTCGGTCTCGTGGTCGCTGGCCGTCGGGACGCTGTGTGTCGTCGTGGGCCTGGCCCTGACGGCGCGGCCGGACCCCGTCGCCCCGGCCGGACGGCCGTGGGCCGGGACGCTGCTCGCTCTGAATACCGCGGTGCTGGCCAGCGTCTCGTTCACTTTGCGCAAGCTCGGCCTGCGGATGTTCCCCGACCCCGCGGTGGCCTCCGCCCTCACCGTGACGGGGTCGCTCCTCACCCTGGTCCCCTACCTCTGGCTGCGGTCCCGCACGGAGCCGCTGCGTGCGGATGGACGGTCCCTGAGCTATCTGGTCGCCGGCGGGATCTTTACGACAGGCGGGTTCCTGGCCTACTTCTTCGCCCTGAGCCGGAGCGAGGTGGTGCGGGTCACCCCGCTGGCCAACACCAGCCCCCTGTTCGCGCTGGCGCTGCTGGCGCTGTTCCGCGAGGGGGAGACGATCCGGGCCGCCACCGTGGCCGGCGCCGTCCTGACCGTGGCCGGGGTGCTGCTGGTGGTCGTCGGCTGA
- a CDS encoding M3 family oligoendopeptidase, giving the protein MMQVEPRREFPRRFVPKDADMGNWTHLEPLFRQLLARKLDTVSDLEQWLLDCSELSGAVLEERTRRYIAMTTQTDDPVREAAYNEFLQEIDPKVKPLWHALNVAYLQSPARSQLPASRYGVLDRHVENDVALFRQENVPLETEEALLAKDYQKVMGAMTVTYRGQELTLQQAGKYLEETDRAVRQEVWELVARRRLQDRDTIEDIYDRLLDLRQRMARNAGFANYRDYAFKRRRRFDYTPEDCFAFHRGVEEAMLPLVQRIYEDRRRKLGIPTVRPWDTQVDPLGRPPLRPFATAEDLVRGCAEIFRRIDPALGRQFEFLAEAHLLDLESRKGKAPGGYQSTLHERRWPFIFMNAVGRDDDLRTLLHEAGHAFHQLAAREEPLIHYRHAPLEFAEVASMGMELLAAPHLDVFYRDEAEYRRAYRNTLEDAVLIFPWIATIDAFQHWIYTHQGHGREERRDRWLELYRRFQPSLDWSGYEEELAFYWHRQLHLFTSPFYYIEYGIAEIGALQVWLQSRTDHRAAVERYWQALSLGGSRPLPELFAAAGATFKFDAETLAPLAEAVAMELDRIGD; this is encoded by the coding sequence ATGATGCAGGTCGAGCCGCGCCGGGAATTCCCGCGGCGTTTCGTGCCCAAGGACGCGGACATGGGGAACTGGACCCATCTGGAGCCGCTGTTCCGGCAACTCCTGGCGCGGAAGCTCGACACGGTGTCCGACCTCGAACAGTGGTTGCTGGATTGTTCCGAGTTGAGCGGTGCCGTTCTGGAGGAACGCACCCGTCGCTACATCGCCATGACCACGCAGACGGACGATCCCGTGCGCGAGGCGGCCTACAACGAATTCCTCCAGGAGATCGACCCCAAGGTCAAACCCCTTTGGCACGCGCTGAACGTGGCCTACCTGCAGAGCCCGGCCCGGTCGCAGCTGCCCGCCTCCCGCTACGGGGTGCTGGACCGTCACGTCGAGAACGACGTCGCGCTGTTTCGCCAGGAGAACGTGCCGCTGGAGACCGAGGAGGCGCTGCTGGCCAAGGACTACCAGAAGGTGATGGGGGCCATGACCGTCACCTACCGGGGCCAGGAACTCACGCTGCAGCAGGCGGGGAAGTACCTCGAGGAGACCGATCGCGCCGTGCGCCAGGAAGTGTGGGAGCTGGTCGCGCGGCGGAGGCTCCAGGACCGGGACACGATCGAAGACATCTACGACAGGCTGCTGGACCTGCGCCAGCGGATGGCCCGGAATGCCGGCTTTGCCAACTACAGGGATTATGCGTTCAAGCGCCGGCGACGGTTCGACTACACCCCGGAAGACTGCTTCGCCTTCCACCGGGGCGTGGAAGAAGCGATGCTCCCGCTGGTCCAGCGCATCTACGAGGATCGCCGGCGCAAGCTCGGGATCCCCACCGTGCGCCCCTGGGACACCCAGGTGGATCCCCTGGGCCGCCCGCCGCTGCGCCCCTTTGCCACCGCGGAGGACCTCGTCCGCGGGTGCGCCGAGATCTTCCGCCGCATCGACCCGGCCCTGGGTCGGCAGTTCGAGTTCCTGGCCGAAGCGCACCTGCTCGATCTGGAGAGCCGCAAGGGCAAGGCGCCCGGAGGCTACCAGAGCACTCTGCATGAGCGCCGCTGGCCGTTCATCTTCATGAACGCGGTGGGCCGCGACGACGACCTGCGCACCCTGCTGCACGAAGCCGGGCACGCCTTCCACCAGCTGGCCGCCCGGGAGGAGCCGCTGATTCACTACCGGCACGCGCCGCTGGAGTTTGCCGAGGTGGCCTCGATGGGGATGGAACTGCTGGCCGCCCCGCATCTGGACGTCTTCTACCGCGATGAGGCCGAGTACCGACGGGCCTACCGGAACACGCTCGAGGACGCCGTGCTGATCTTCCCCTGGATCGCCACCATCGACGCCTTCCAGCACTGGATCTACACCCACCAGGGCCACGGCCGCGAGGAGCGCCGCGACCGGTGGCTGGAGCTCTACCGCCGGTTTCAGCCCTCCCTGGACTGGAGCGGCTACGAGGAGGAACTGGCCTTCTACTGGCACCGCCAGCTGCACCTGTTCACGAGCCCCTTCTACTACATCGAGTACGGGATCGCCGAGATCGGGGCGCTGCAGGTCTGGCTGCAGAGCCGCACCGATCACCGGGCCGCGGTGGAGCGGTACTGGCAGGCCCTCAGCCTGGGCGGCAGCCGGCCGCTGCCGGAACTGTTCGCGGCGGCGGGGGCGACGTTCAAGTTCGACGCCGAGACCCTCGCGCCGCTGGCAGAGGCGGTGGCAATGGAACTGGACCGGATCGGCGACTGA
- a CDS encoding cupredoxin domain-containing protein: MRAPLPSALAAAAGVLAAAALTFGGATVQNVKIVAREFAFEPKEVMARPGDVIFTIHNAGAIEHNFLVDDAAKKTVIKVAVIAPGESEEVRVGVRAGTYAIYCDLPGHREAGMAAVLRVRE, from the coding sequence ATGCGAGCACCGCTTCCTTCGGCGCTGGCGGCGGCCGCGGGAGTCCTCGCTGCGGCCGCCCTCACCTTTGGCGGGGCGACCGTGCAGAACGTGAAGATCGTGGCCCGGGAGTTCGCCTTCGAGCCGAAAGAGGTCATGGCTCGTCCGGGTGATGTCATATTCACAATCCACAACGCAGGGGCGATCGAGCACAACTTCCTGGTCGACGACGCGGCGAAGAAGACCGTGATCAAAGTGGCGGTGATCGCACCCGGCGAGAGCGAAGAGGTGCGGGTCGGCGTGCGTGCCGGAACGTACGCGATCTACTGCGACCTCCCCGGCCACAGAGAGGCGGGGATGGCCGCGGTGCTGCGCGTCAGGGAGTAG
- a CDS encoding alpha amylase family protein, with protein sequence MRRAFTLLLLVALPVSFGVPAAAAPRPAPRLALWMEVSANLPIFASRERLVQVLDRAKAAGITDLIPEAKNAWGYVLYESAFAPHIRDSPVPRPVPPTYDAPAAWFPRNSDPFRIVLEEAHARGLRVHAAVNVFGEGLNTAGVGRLFERPEWRAQHLAPDGRLIPATEVGVIGFANPLHPEVQLYELAIVQEIVSRYDVDGVVLDRLRFPDGSADFSALSRIQFEEWLGQPVGHWPEDVLVPNGSTLTPGPLFAEWVAWRAQAIRQFVRAAATVVRAIRPEATLSAYVGGWYPTYWQEGTNWAVPEATPDLPWVTPSWKEASIAEFLDFLMPGLYYPAITSADALRSGASPWMSVEGAALMAKELLAGGPPPVGALLLTLYEDRPEQFGAALETVLRLHGAAMLFDLVYLERYGWWDILRTPALATP encoded by the coding sequence GTGCGTCGTGCGTTCACTCTGCTCCTCCTCGTCGCGCTGCCCGTGTCCTTCGGCGTCCCCGCCGCCGCCGCCCCGCGCCCCGCGCCCCGCCTCGCCCTCTGGATGGAAGTGTCGGCCAACCTGCCGATCTTTGCCTCGCGGGAGCGCCTGGTCCAGGTCCTCGACCGGGCGAAGGCCGCCGGCATCACCGACCTCATTCCGGAGGCCAAGAACGCCTGGGGCTACGTCCTCTACGAGAGCGCCTTCGCTCCGCACATCCGGGACTCGCCGGTCCCGCGGCCCGTTCCTCCCACCTATGACGCGCCGGCGGCCTGGTTCCCCCGGAATAGCGATCCTTTCCGGATTGTCCTCGAAGAGGCCCATGCCCGCGGGCTCCGCGTCCACGCCGCGGTGAACGTCTTCGGCGAGGGGTTGAACACCGCCGGGGTCGGGCGGCTCTTTGAGCGGCCGGAGTGGCGGGCGCAGCACCTGGCCCCCGACGGACGTCTCATCCCGGCCACGGAGGTCGGCGTGATCGGCTTCGCCAACCCCCTCCACCCTGAGGTCCAGCTATACGAACTGGCCATTGTTCAGGAGATCGTGAGCCGCTACGACGTGGACGGCGTTGTCCTGGACCGCCTCCGCTTTCCCGACGGCAGCGCGGACTTCTCTGCCCTGAGCCGCATCCAGTTCGAGGAGTGGCTGGGACAGCCCGTGGGGCACTGGCCCGAGGACGTGCTGGTGCCGAACGGATCCACCCTGACGCCCGGGCCGCTGTTCGCCGAGTGGGTGGCCTGGCGGGCGCAGGCCATCCGGCAGTTCGTCCGGGCCGCGGCGACGGTGGTGCGCGCCATCAGGCCCGAAGCCACGCTGTCCGCCTACGTGGGAGGATGGTACCCCACCTACTGGCAGGAAGGGACGAACTGGGCGGTTCCGGAGGCCACGCCGGATCTCCCGTGGGTCACGCCGTCGTGGAAGGAGGCGAGCATCGCCGAATTCCTGGACTTCCTGATGCCCGGGCTGTACTACCCGGCGATCACGTCCGCCGATGCCCTGCGCTCCGGCGCCTCGCCGTGGATGAGCGTCGAGGGGGCCGCCCTGATGGCGAAGGAGCTCCTGGCCGGCGGTCCGCCGCCGGTGGGCGCACTGCTGCTGACCCTGTATGAGGACCGGCCGGAGCAGTTCGGCGCCGCCCTGGAGACGGTGCTGCGCCTGCACGGCGCGGCGATGCTGTTCGACCTTGTCTACCTGGAGCGCTACGGCTGGTGGGACATCCTGAGGACCCCGGCCCTGGCTACTCCCTGA
- a CDS encoding aspartate aminotransferase family protein gives MSLLQHNRNHLIHPVHAETEVREAVVLTDGHGAVLRAADGREYLDGLSGLWNVHVGHGRSELAEAVERQMRRLAYASAYAGFTNEPAIRLAGEILRRAYPRLTGVYFTTGGAEANETAFKIARYYWRRQRRPSKTKVISRHHAYHGLTLGAMSATGIPAFHRMFQPLAPGFIHIPPSYPYRYPGSMAEALEEAIREEGPDTVAAFIAEPVIGAGGVIPPTPDYFPAIREICDRHDVLFIADEVITGFGRTGRWFALEHWGVQPDLVTFAKGVTSAYLPLGGVMVSAEIHRAIREAPPEERFMHAATYSAHPTCCAVGLANLEIFEREDLVRRAEVLGRRLFARLEDLRDLPRVGDVRGLGLMAGVELVEDRGTKAPALGIGARILAEARARGLITRIRHGQSGEHPIGDTLLLAPPLVTSEAQIDQMVGILREAIAAVA, from the coding sequence ATGTCACTGCTCCAGCACAACCGGAACCACCTCATCCATCCGGTCCACGCCGAGACGGAGGTGCGTGAGGCCGTGGTCCTCACGGACGGCCACGGGGCCGTACTGCGCGCCGCCGACGGCAGGGAATACCTGGATGGGTTGAGCGGCCTGTGGAACGTCCACGTCGGCCACGGCCGATCTGAACTGGCCGAGGCGGTGGAGCGACAGATGCGGCGGCTGGCCTACGCCTCGGCCTATGCCGGCTTCACCAACGAGCCGGCGATCCGCCTGGCCGGGGAGATCCTGCGCCGGGCGTATCCCCGCCTGACCGGCGTGTACTTCACAACCGGCGGAGCAGAGGCCAACGAGACGGCGTTCAAGATCGCCCGGTACTACTGGCGCCGGCAGAGACGACCGTCAAAGACCAAGGTGATTTCGCGCCACCACGCCTACCACGGCCTGACCCTGGGCGCGATGAGCGCGACGGGCATCCCGGCCTTCCACCGTATGTTCCAGCCCCTCGCCCCCGGTTTCATCCACATTCCGCCGTCCTATCCCTACCGGTATCCGGGCTCGATGGCGGAGGCGCTGGAAGAGGCCATTCGCGAGGAGGGGCCCGACACGGTCGCGGCGTTCATCGCCGAGCCGGTGATCGGCGCCGGCGGCGTCATCCCGCCGACGCCGGACTACTTCCCGGCCATCCGTGAAATCTGCGACCGCCACGATGTTCTCTTCATCGCCGATGAGGTCATCACCGGCTTCGGACGCACAGGCCGGTGGTTCGCCCTCGAACACTGGGGCGTGCAACCGGACCTCGTCACCTTCGCCAAGGGTGTGACCAGCGCCTACCTGCCGCTGGGAGGCGTGATGGTCTCCGCCGAGATTCACCGCGCCATCCGGGAGGCGCCGCCCGAGGAGCGCTTCATGCACGCCGCCACCTACTCCGCGCATCCCACCTGCTGCGCCGTGGGCCTGGCCAACCTGGAGATCTTCGAGCGGGAAGACCTGGTGCGCCGGGCGGAGGTGCTGGGGCGGCGGCTGTTCGCACGGCTGGAAGATCTCCGCGATCTCCCCCGGGTGGGCGACGTCCGCGGGCTGGGACTGATGGCGGGGGTGGAGCTGGTGGAAGACCGAGGGACGAAGGCGCCGGCCCTCGGCATCGGCGCCCGCATCCTGGCCGAGGCCCGCGCCCGCGGATTGATCACCCGGATCCGCCACGGCCAGTCCGGCGAGCACCCGATCGGCGATACGCTCCTCCTGGCGCCCCCGCTGGTGACGTCGGAGGCGCAAATCGACCAGATGGTCGGAATCCTCCGGGAGGCGATCGCCGCCGTCGCGTAA
- a CDS encoding MBL fold metallo-hydrolase yields MGVRRLADDLVLIDTGYNSTPEAIGVYLLLGDPPGLVETGPASCADTVLHGVRQAGVDPADLQALAVTHIHLDHAGGAGALARRLPRARVYVHPVGAPHLLDPTRLLASAGRLYGNDLVPLFGETVPVPADRLHILRDGELLAIGRRRLRAVDTPGHARHHHAYWDEETGDLFSGDIAGVALPGSRYVRAPTPPPELDIPAWQASLRRIRQLGPRRLLLTHFGAHDWVDDLLAQLEERLQEGVDRVREALAAGLDAAAITARMREQARRQIEARDGVGAAARYEVIMPVRQSVLGLIRYIEKTG; encoded by the coding sequence GTGGGTGTCCGGCGGCTGGCCGACGATCTCGTTCTCATCGACACAGGCTACAACAGCACCCCGGAGGCCATCGGCGTCTATCTCCTCCTGGGGGACCCACCGGGACTGGTGGAAACCGGTCCGGCCTCGTGCGCCGATACGGTACTCCACGGCGTCCGGCAGGCGGGGGTGGATCCCGCCGACCTGCAGGCGCTCGCCGTCACGCACATCCATCTCGACCATGCCGGCGGCGCCGGCGCCCTGGCCCGGCGCCTGCCGCGGGCGCGCGTTTACGTGCACCCCGTCGGCGCACCACACCTGCTCGATCCCACCCGGCTGCTGGCCAGCGCCGGACGGCTGTACGGGAACGATCTCGTGCCGCTGTTCGGCGAAACGGTCCCGGTGCCGGCGGACCGTCTGCACATCCTCCGCGACGGCGAGCTGCTGGCCATCGGCCGGCGTCGCCTGCGGGCCGTGGACACGCCGGGCCACGCCCGCCACCATCACGCCTACTGGGACGAGGAGACCGGGGACCTCTTCAGCGGGGACATCGCCGGCGTGGCACTGCCGGGATCGCGGTATGTGCGGGCGCCGACGCCCCCGCCCGAGTTGGACATTCCCGCCTGGCAGGCTTCCCTGCGGCGGATCCGCCAGCTCGGGCCGCGTCGGCTGCTCCTTACCCACTTCGGGGCGCACGACTGGGTAGACGACCTGCTGGCGCAGCTGGAGGAGCGGCTGCAGGAAGGCGTCGACCGGGTGCGCGAGGCGCTGGCCGCCGGGCTGGATGCGGCGGCGATCACAGCCCGAATGCGGGAGCAGGCCCGCCGGCAGATCGAGGCGCGCGACGGCGTTGGGGCGGCGGCCCGCTATGAGGTGATCATGCCGGTCCGCCAGAGCGTGCTGGGGCTGATCCGGTACATCGAAAAGACGGGGTGA
- a CDS encoding enoyl-ACP reductase produces the protein MLLTGKRALIMGVANKRSIAWGIAEAFHREGAQLAFTYQNERLKENLDELLETIGGRAAFPTFPGDVTSDEQLDAVFAGLRDRWGGLDALAHCIAYADRDDLARPLHQVSRDGYGLTLNISAYSLLAVARRAAPLMTGGGSIVTLTYNAVERVVPGYNVMAVAKAALEAEVRYLASELGPSGIRVNAISAGPLKTLAGSAVKGISRLRDITEEIAPLRRNITIEDVGDVAVFLASDLARAVTGNTIFVDSGFHIMSAIPPQTPS, from the coding sequence ATGCTGCTCACAGGAAAGCGGGCGCTGATCATGGGAGTGGCCAACAAGCGAAGCATCGCCTGGGGCATCGCGGAGGCCTTCCACCGGGAGGGGGCGCAGCTGGCCTTTACCTATCAGAACGAGCGGTTGAAGGAGAACCTCGACGAGCTGCTGGAGACCATCGGCGGGCGCGCGGCCTTTCCGACCTTCCCCGGCGACGTCACCTCCGACGAGCAGCTCGACGCCGTCTTCGCCGGCCTCCGGGATCGGTGGGGCGGGCTGGATGCGCTGGCCCACTGCATCGCCTACGCCGACCGCGACGACCTGGCCCGCCCGCTACACCAGGTCTCCCGCGACGGATACGGGTTGACGCTGAACATCAGCGCCTACTCCCTGCTGGCCGTGGCGCGGCGCGCCGCCCCGCTGATGACCGGCGGGGGCAGCATTGTCACGCTCACCTACAACGCCGTGGAACGCGTGGTCCCGGGCTACAACGTCATGGCCGTGGCCAAAGCCGCCCTGGAGGCGGAGGTCCGCTACCTGGCCAGCGAACTCGGGCCCTCCGGGATCAGGGTGAACGCCATCTCTGCCGGCCCGCTGAAGACCCTGGCCGGGAGCGCGGTGAAGGGGATCTCACGGCTCCGCGACATCACCGAAGAGATCGCCCCCCTGCGCCGGAACATCACCATCGAGGATGTCGGCGACGTCGCCGTCTTCCTGGCCAGCGACCTGGCACGCGCCGTAACCGGCAACACCATCTTTGTGGACAGCGGATTCCACATCATGAGCGCCATCCCGCCCCAGACTCCCTCCTGA
- a CDS encoding M28 family peptidase: protein MVLLLLSAAALGFPVVLPRLARPYAGPPAWPGAVTFSGERAWADLGTLATRFPRRWSGGPDRQAAAHWLADRLTRIGLEGQRETFRAWMGGPSPTVLENIWALSPGTDRRNEIVVLVGNYDMAPTSFQAASDTAGHVATILELARVLTAVPHRRTLLFLFPDGEEWGMLGARHFVRTYPQRRQIVAALSIEDLDPGPLAALGIDGIGQFRGFAPAWLRALAADAALREGYRTDEVPPVLEWIQRSLLISSTDQGPFLGAGIPAIDLAGRTDDAVLKARVYHLPEDTIEHMQPASLLAYGRIQERIVRAIDTLSVVPSEESVYLRLGPGLVVPSWPLCAVQVVVFAPLAAALALRWRPGQAPPGVMGQEVLRAGAVLGVLLVWVVTIKLLPWLGLLPRYALYAPPPRHPLLTGVLWPAVVVSLAVLAAAALGGRLLLPRRPAAGPEEVEHRVGALLGVLALLVVVTLAANPFAAVTFLLPPALLWIWIRMRPSTLGRAANAVLVAGGFTPVVLLLAQYAATLQVGWYILWYVFLGIAYGQFTPVQVVPAFATLAVGIRLLAVGVWAAHPIHLIVAAISSATGFRTDARSPRRPG, encoded by the coding sequence ATGGTCCTCCTGCTCCTCAGCGCGGCGGCCCTGGGCTTCCCCGTCGTCCTGCCGCGGCTGGCCCGGCCCTACGCGGGACCGCCTGCCTGGCCCGGCGCGGTGACCTTCTCCGGCGAGCGGGCCTGGGCCGACCTGGGGACGCTGGCCACGCGGTTCCCCCGTCGCTGGTCGGGCGGGCCGGATCGGCAGGCTGCCGCCCACTGGCTCGCAGATCGCCTCACCCGGATCGGTCTCGAAGGTCAGCGCGAGACCTTTCGCGCCTGGATGGGGGGACCGAGTCCGACCGTCCTGGAGAACATCTGGGCGCTGAGCCCGGGAACGGATCGCCGCAACGAGATCGTCGTGCTGGTCGGCAACTACGACATGGCGCCGACCAGTTTCCAGGCGGCGAGCGACACCGCGGGTCACGTCGCCACGATCCTCGAACTGGCCCGCGTTCTGACCGCCGTCCCCCATCGGCGCACGCTGCTCTTTCTCTTCCCGGACGGCGAGGAATGGGGGATGCTCGGCGCCCGTCACTTCGTCCGCACCTATCCGCAGCGCAGGCAGATCGTCGCCGCCCTCTCCATCGAGGATCTCGACCCGGGACCGCTGGCCGCGCTCGGCATCGACGGCATCGGACAGTTCCGGGGGTTCGCCCCGGCCTGGCTGCGCGCGCTGGCGGCGGATGCCGCCTTGCGGGAAGGCTACCGCACCGACGAAGTCCCACCGGTGCTGGAGTGGATCCAGCGGTCCCTGCTCATCTCGAGCACCGACCAGGGGCCCTTCCTGGGCGCCGGCATCCCGGCCATCGACCTCGCCGGCCGCACCGACGACGCGGTCCTGAAGGCGCGCGTGTACCACCTGCCCGAGGACACCATCGAGCATATGCAACCGGCTTCACTTCTCGCCTACGGCCGGATCCAGGAGCGGATAGTCAGAGCGATCGACACCCTCTCGGTCGTGCCAAGCGAAGAATCGGTCTACCTGCGGCTCGGCCCGGGGCTGGTGGTACCCTCCTGGCCGCTGTGCGCGGTGCAGGTCGTGGTCTTCGCGCCTCTGGCCGCGGCCCTGGCGCTGCGGTGGCGTCCAGGGCAGGCGCCCCCCGGGGTGATGGGGCAGGAGGTGCTGCGCGCCGGCGCCGTGCTCGGGGTGCTGCTGGTCTGGGTCGTGACGATCAAACTGCTGCCGTGGCTGGGCCTGCTGCCGCGCTACGCGCTCTACGCCCCGCCGCCACGCCATCCGCTCCTGACCGGCGTCCTGTGGCCGGCGGTGGTGGTGTCCCTGGCCGTTCTTGCCGCCGCGGCGCTGGGGGGCCGTCTCTTGTTGCCCCGCCGGCCGGCCGCCGGGCCGGAGGAGGTGGAGCATCGGGTCGGGGCCCTGCTGGGCGTCCTCGCCCTGCTTGTCGTGGTCACGTTGGCCGCCAACCCCTTCGCCGCGGTCACCTTCCTCCTGCCCCCGGCCTTGCTGTGGATCTGGATCCGGATGCGCCCCTCCACCCTCGGACGGGCGGCCAACGCCGTCCTGGTGGCGGGTGGATTCACTCCGGTCGTCCTGCTCCTCGCGCAGTATGCGGCGACCCTTCAGGTGGGCTGGTATATTCTCTGGTACGTCTTCCTCGGGATCGCCTACGGGCAGTTCACGCCGGTGCAGGTCGTCCCGGCCTTCGCCACCCTCGCCGTGGGGATCCGGTTGCTGGCCGTCGGGGTCTGGGCGGCTCACCCCATCCACCTCATAGTCGCGGCGATCAGCTCCGCGACCGGTTTCCGGACCGACGCACGATCACCTCGCCGGCCAGGATGA